AAATGGCTCTAATTAAATCCTTAAAACAAGGAAACAAAAACAATGTATCAAGCAAATTGATTCTAATAACCCAAAAGTAAGGAAATATTTTGGGATAATATAGGGATTACTGGTTCGAAAATGGGAGCTTCATTGTCATCCATGGCCAAAGTGAATCCGCTTTCTTCCTTCTCGCTTCTTCTTTATTTGAATCTTTTTGCTTTTGTTAAATTAATTACATTTGTAGTAATATAGCCTATTAAACATTTGGCAACAGCTAGCCCCTATAGCTCAGTGGTAGAGCGTCAGTCTTGTAAACTGAAGGTCCGTAGTTCGATCCTGCGTGGGGGCATTATTTTTAAAATCCGTCGGATTTGGGACTCATAAACCCCAGGCCTTCATCCTTAAACCTTTCAGGGTTCTTCGAATCAAACCTTCAAGAATCACAGCAAAAAATTATTACCCAAATCCCAACTTTCTTCACTTATTTTTTGGAGTTTCCAGAGTCAGGCTCACTTCTTTGGACCTTTCTTCTATGCAAAAATGGCATATCTCATGCACGAACTCCTCAAAAACAAATCAACTCAAAGATTCATCCTATCTCTCAAAACCCCACAACACCAACATCGACTCTCAAAAGTTAGCCCTTCACTAATCCCTCAACAAACTCACCATTTTTCATTAATCCAACCTGAAAATTCCCTTGAAAATGACAAATCTACTGAACCCTCGAAGTTGTACCCAAGTTTCCCGTTTGGGTATTTATTGAACCCCGTTAGCTCAATTGGGTTTGACACAATGGCTATCATGGAGGTCGAGGAGGAGGAAGTAGAGACTGAGGATAATAATGCCGGAAAAGCATGGGCAGATAGtgtgaagaagaagaggaagaagaagatgaacaagcATAAATACAA
This window of the Gossypium arboreum isolate Shixiya-1 chromosome 12, ASM2569848v2, whole genome shotgun sequence genome carries:
- the LOC108478094 gene encoding uncharacterized protein LOC108478094, which produces MAYLMHELLKNKSTQRFILSLKTPQHQHRLSKVSPSLIPQQTHHFSLIQPENSLENDKSTEPSKLYPSFPFGYLLNPVSSIGFDTMAIMEVEEEEVETEDNNAGKAWADSVKKKRKKKMNKHKYKKLRKRLRRKT